One part of the Leeia speluncae genome encodes these proteins:
- a CDS encoding chemotaxis protein: protein MSELLKKIDARTKLAGTNKLEILLFTLGTDQRTGRRENFGINVFKVREVMRTPEITHAPEMPACVEGMVSLRGALVPVVDLAKYTGIHTDAKPEIMIVTEYNGHTQGFLVEAVDTILRLDWSQMRVPPDMLTAQMGGIITAVTELDTGKLVMMMDVEKVLSETSNYDDQMSYQNIKPLPKPKTVYFADDSAVARKQISTTLEMMGVKYFSAINGKKAWDELEKMAALAEANGEEMKNIVNLILTDVEMPEMDGYMLTKNVKSDPRFRGIPVLMHSSLSGMQNQKLGHSVGVDEYVAKFEPQRLAETLTRLLGTE, encoded by the coding sequence GTGTCCGAACTACTCAAAAAAATTGATGCACGTACAAAACTTGCAGGAACCAACAAGTTGGAGATTCTGCTTTTTACACTTGGTACAGACCAAAGAACTGGTCGTAGAGAAAATTTTGGTATCAACGTGTTTAAGGTCAGAGAGGTCATGCGGACGCCTGAGATTACGCATGCGCCTGAAATGCCGGCTTGTGTTGAGGGCATGGTAAGTCTGCGTGGTGCGCTTGTGCCTGTCGTCGACCTAGCCAAATATACCGGCATCCATACAGATGCGAAGCCAGAAATTATGATCGTGACTGAATATAACGGTCATACCCAAGGTTTCTTGGTAGAAGCAGTGGATACTATCTTAAGGCTTGACTGGTCACAGATGCGAGTCCCTCCTGATATGCTAACTGCTCAGATGGGCGGTATTATCACTGCAGTTACCGAACTAGATACTGGCAAATTAGTGATGATGATGGACGTAGAAAAAGTCCTATCAGAAACCAGTAACTATGATGACCAAATGAGTTATCAAAACATTAAACCGTTGCCTAAACCCAAAACGGTTTACTTTGCGGATGACTCTGCCGTTGCCCGTAAGCAAATCTCAACCACTTTAGAAATGATGGGGGTGAAGTACTTCTCCGCCATCAATGGTAAAAAAGCTTGGGATGAGCTAGAAAAAATGGCCGCCTTAGCCGAGGCAAATGGCGAAGAAATGAAGAATATTGTTAACCTCATTTTAACAGACGTTGAAATGCCAGAGATGGATGGTTACATGCTCACCAAGAACGTTAAATCAGACCCAAGATTTCGCGGAATTCCTGTCCTAATGCATTCATCCCTGTCTGGTATGCAAAACCAGAAGTTGGGCCATTCGGTTGGTGTAGATGAATATGTCGCAAAGTTTGAACCTCAGCGCCTTGCCGAAACGTTAACTCGTTTATTGGGTACTGAGTGA
- a CDS encoding chemotaxis protein has translation MSNKAQENLLDSIDARTKLAGSNKMEILLFSLGTGEIFGINVFKVREVSQTPHITKTPNMPSGVEGVISLRGNIIPIISLSKFVSPGQNQSSEQTMIVTEFSRHTQAFLVDEVDRIIRVDWDKVRAPEGMLAGSQGLITAVTELPDGKLVSILDVEQILSSVIGEKIVPDVQSTQLREDIYMFFCDDSVVARKEITSVLDKLGVKYHQANNGKEAWTKLQNLAGRIQGDGESLNEHLKLILVDAEMPEMDGYVLTKHIKADQRFKGIPVVMHSSLSSNANRAMGNSVGVDAYVAKFDPVVLAETIRPLLLS, from the coding sequence ATGAGTAATAAGGCACAAGAAAACCTGCTAGACAGCATTGATGCTAGAACAAAACTGGCTGGATCCAACAAAATGGAGATTTTGTTGTTCTCGCTAGGTACTGGCGAAATCTTCGGGATTAACGTCTTCAAAGTAAGAGAAGTTTCGCAAACCCCTCATATTACCAAGACACCAAATATGCCATCTGGTGTGGAAGGTGTTATCTCTCTACGCGGCAATATTATCCCAATTATTTCTCTATCTAAGTTTGTCAGCCCAGGCCAGAACCAAAGCAGTGAACAAACGATGATCGTGACAGAATTCAGCCGACATACCCAGGCATTTTTGGTCGATGAAGTGGATCGAATCATTCGCGTGGATTGGGATAAGGTTAGGGCGCCAGAAGGCATGCTAGCAGGTAGCCAAGGGCTTATCACTGCGGTAACGGAGCTGCCTGATGGTAAGTTGGTTTCAATTTTGGATGTTGAGCAAATTCTTTCATCTGTTATTGGTGAAAAGATTGTCCCTGATGTACAGTCAACACAGTTGAGAGAAGATATTTATATGTTCTTCTGTGATGATTCTGTTGTTGCTCGTAAAGAGATTACCAGTGTGCTTGATAAGCTAGGCGTGAAATACCATCAAGCCAACAATGGTAAAGAAGCTTGGACAAAGCTACAGAATTTAGCTGGACGTATACAGGGCGATGGCGAATCGCTAAATGAACATCTCAAACTAATTTTAGTTGATGCAGAAATGCCTGAAATGGATGGTTATGTGCTTACAAAACACATTAAAGCCGATCAGCGTTTCAAAGGTATTCCTGTCGTAATGCATTCATCCCTGTCTTCTAATGCAAACAGAGCAATGGGTAACAGTGTCGGTGTTGATGCGTATGTGGCAAAATTCGATCCGGTTGTATTGGCGGAAACTATTCGACCACTACTGTTGAGTTAA
- the cheY gene encoding chemotaxis response regulator CheY encodes MADKNMKFLVVDDFSTMRRIVRNLLKELGFSNVDEAEDGQIALHKLQNGQFDFVVSDWNMPNMTGIELLKAVRADPGLKALPFLMITAEAKKENIIEAATAGASGYIVKPFTAATLDEKLNKIFQNVGK; translated from the coding sequence ATGGCTGATAAGAACATGAAGTTTCTGGTGGTTGATGATTTTTCTACCATGAGACGTATTGTGCGTAACCTTCTGAAAGAACTAGGCTTTTCAAACGTTGACGAAGCTGAAGATGGTCAAATCGCACTTCATAAACTACAAAATGGTCAATTTGATTTTGTAGTGTCTGATTGGAATATGCCAAATATGACTGGCATTGAGCTTTTAAAGGCGGTCCGTGCAGACCCAGGCTTAAAAGCACTTCCTTTCCTCATGATTACTGCTGAAGCAAAAAAAGAAAATATTATTGAGGCGGCAACGGCAGGTGCAAGCGGTTACATTGTGAAGCCATTCACTGCTGCTACTCTGGATGAAAAACTGAATAAAATTTTCCAGAACGTCGGAAAATAA
- the cheZ gene encoding protein phosphatase CheZ, with translation MSDRNFESGDSADLEALFDSIVATNAAHEAAPADAAKEETSGAGVTSDMVEPAKSMFAQIGHITRKLHDTLRELGYDKSLEKVVAEAIPDAKDRLAYVAKLTEQAADKVLSAVDVAKPLQEKLSEDSDVLNQRWDKLFANQLSVEEFKVLVADTRTFLHRSKTETKQTDALLLDIMMAQDFQDLTGQVIKKIVEMAKEMEAQLYNFLVEYTPGAERKPEEHTQLENGPVIHAEGRSDIVTDQQQVDDLLASLGF, from the coding sequence GTGAGCGATAGAAATTTTGAGAGCGGTGATTCAGCAGATTTAGAAGCACTGTTTGATAGCATCGTTGCAACTAATGCAGCTCACGAAGCCGCGCCCGCAGACGCTGCAAAAGAAGAAACTTCAGGTGCTGGCGTAACGAGTGACATGGTTGAACCTGCAAAATCAATGTTTGCTCAAATTGGGCATATCACGCGTAAATTGCATGATACTTTGCGTGAGCTTGGCTACGATAAATCATTGGAAAAAGTGGTCGCAGAAGCGATTCCAGATGCAAAAGATCGTTTGGCTTATGTTGCTAAGTTGACCGAGCAAGCTGCTGATAAAGTGCTATCTGCTGTTGATGTGGCTAAACCCCTTCAAGAAAAGCTTTCTGAAGACTCAGATGTATTAAACCAGCGTTGGGATAAGTTGTTTGCAAACCAACTCAGTGTAGAAGAGTTTAAAGTACTTGTTGCAGATACAAGAACCTTTTTACACAGAAGCAAAACAGAAACCAAACAAACGGATGCCTTGTTGCTTGATATTATGATGGCGCAAGATTTCCAAGATTTAACTGGTCAAGTGATTAAGAAAATTGTTGAGATGGCAAAAGAAATGGAAGCCCAGCTCTATAATTTCCTTGTTGAATACACGCCAGGTGCAGAGCGCAAACCAGAAGAACATACTCAGCTAGAAAATGGCCCAGTGATCCATGCGGAAGGCCGAAGCGATATTGTCACAGATCAACAACAAGTTGATGATTTGTTGGCTAGCTTAGGTTTCTAG
- a CDS encoding chemotaxis protein CheA has protein sequence MSDFGGMEELLQDFLTESSDMLSDVDNKLVELEKRPEDKTLLNDIFRGFHTIKGGAGFLNVEALVTLCHRTENLFDKLRNGEMKLSAEILDYILASTGVVREMFGDLSQKRQPNGAPQALLDALDAVLDGKMPSQMTAAAAAPTPEPEKVVVAQTVASSSAPITANGGEPDWDALYHGLLGTTPVATSAPTPVETPAMSQTSAPVLEQAVVRTPENTPPAQRALAPTLPSGGQQSTQQLTTQETTIRIDTNRLDQVLNLSGEIGLTKNRLTTLRTDILQGKNDQLTLRSLDEAIGQLDLLVSDLQNAVMKTRMQPIGRLFQKYPRLARDLARQLGKDVELVITGEETELDKTMIEDLNDPLVHLVRNAVDHGIETKEDRLILGKSEKSLVQLSATQVGDHILIEITDDGKGMKPEMIRQKAIEKGLLRAEDANNLDDKQSLQLIFLPGFSTKDQISSVSGRGVGMDVVKTNIQKMNGRIDINSVPGEGTRFTISLPLTLAILPVLVVRVCDQPFAVPLAMVREIIPLAKNDIQQVSGKATMVVRDEILSVRSLAALIGWHDNKPPSFGVLMQSAETSFVLAIDSFVGRDDVVIKPLQNIKPKGIAGATLSGDGSVVLVLDMEDLLTALGTDQAAPLFDFAS, from the coding sequence ATGAGTGATTTTGGCGGAATGGAAGAGTTGCTTCAGGATTTCCTGACAGAATCGTCTGATATGTTGTCTGATGTAGATAACAAACTAGTAGAACTTGAAAAAAGACCCGAAGATAAAACCCTGCTTAACGACATTTTTCGTGGTTTTCACACGATTAAAGGTGGCGCAGGATTTTTAAATGTCGAAGCATTAGTTACCTTATGTCATCGTACGGAAAATCTTTTTGATAAGCTGCGTAATGGAGAAATGAAGCTATCTGCTGAAATTCTTGATTACATCCTCGCATCTACTGGTGTCGTTCGAGAAATGTTTGGTGATCTATCTCAAAAACGTCAGCCAAATGGTGCACCCCAAGCGTTACTGGATGCGCTAGACGCAGTGCTTGATGGAAAAATGCCTTCACAGATGACTGCCGCCGCAGCAGCGCCTACTCCTGAACCAGAAAAAGTCGTTGTCGCCCAAACGGTTGCTTCATCATCGGCTCCGATTACAGCTAATGGTGGTGAGCCTGATTGGGATGCCTTGTATCATGGTCTACTAGGGACAACGCCTGTTGCAACTTCCGCTCCTACGCCAGTGGAGACACCTGCTATGTCACAGACTTCTGCTCCAGTGCTTGAACAAGCTGTTGTTCGTACCCCAGAAAATACCCCACCAGCACAGCGTGCGCTAGCACCTACCTTGCCAAGTGGGGGGCAGCAATCTACTCAGCAACTAACAACGCAAGAAACGACGATTCGTATTGATACGAATCGTCTAGATCAGGTGTTGAACTTGTCCGGTGAAATTGGGCTGACCAAAAACCGCCTAACCACATTACGTACTGATATCTTGCAAGGTAAGAATGATCAGTTAACGCTTCGCTCACTCGATGAGGCAATTGGTCAATTGGACTTGCTTGTTTCTGATCTGCAAAATGCAGTGATGAAAACGCGGATGCAACCAATTGGACGACTGTTCCAAAAGTATCCACGATTGGCGCGTGACCTAGCGCGTCAATTAGGTAAGGATGTCGAGTTAGTTATTACCGGAGAAGAAACCGAACTCGACAAGACAATGATCGAAGATTTGAACGATCCACTTGTTCACTTGGTTCGTAATGCCGTGGATCACGGTATTGAGACCAAGGAAGATCGTTTGATTCTTGGCAAGTCTGAGAAGAGTTTAGTTCAGTTAAGCGCCACGCAAGTTGGTGATCATATCCTGATTGAAATCACCGATGATGGCAAAGGTATGAAACCTGAAATGATTCGCCAAAAGGCAATCGAAAAAGGTTTGCTGCGTGCGGAAGATGCCAATAATTTAGATGATAAGCAGAGTCTGCAACTAATCTTCTTGCCAGGGTTTTCAACAAAAGACCAAATTTCGAGCGTTTCTGGACGTGGTGTAGGCATGGATGTAGTGAAAACTAACATCCAAAAAATGAACGGTAGAATTGATATTAACTCTGTACCTGGTGAAGGTACTAGATTCACGATTAGCTTACCGTTGACCTTGGCGATTCTGCCAGTGTTGGTCGTCCGTGTATGTGATCAGCCATTTGCAGTGCCTCTAGCAATGGTCCGTGAAATTATCCCACTTGCGAAAAATGATATTCAGCAAGTTTCTGGTAAAGCGACAATGGTTGTGCGTGATGAAATTCTTTCAGTACGCTCACTCGCGGCACTAATTGGTTGGCATGATAATAAGCCACCTTCATTTGGTGTGCTAATGCAGTCTGCGGAAACTTCTTTCGTACTAGCGATTGATTCGTTTGTTGGTCGTGATGATGTAGTGATCAAACCACTACAAAACATTAAACCTAAAGGGATTGCTGGTGCGACATTGTCTGGTGATGGATCTGTTGTTCTAGTATTGGATATGGAAGACCTCTTAACTGCACTTGGAACGGATCAAGCCGCACCTTTATTTGATTTTGCCTCTTGA
- a CDS encoding EAL and HDOD domain-containing protein encodes MTQQNTNAFIGRQPILDRHQKLIGYELLFRLNAAASSAEFSSDLQAGTNILVNTLSNMGAEWLVGDKLAFINVAQAMLQSNFLELLQPQKAVLEVLETVNATPAILQRVKELRSQGFSIALDDFVLSPQTAPFLEVANYVKLDVQLLGMAQAIELAKSIRRYPVQIIAEKVETKEEFRQLHEAGFDGFQGYYFAHPETLAAKVINPAYANILSLLNMLRNNAEIKDIENALKRDVALSFKLLRYINSAGFGLSCEIQSFKHAVTILGYQKLYRWLTLLLVTAAAETPGASALMKLAITRGRFVELIGQNFLEGHDRDNLFIVGVFSLLDVMLEMPMDKVLDNLLLPEPVRDALLTRDGLYGPFLNLAIACENPELQEVESLASQLQIDPEMLNKAQISALTWAEQLGA; translated from the coding sequence ATGACTCAGCAAAATACGAATGCTTTCATCGGTAGACAGCCAATATTAGACAGACATCAAAAGCTAATTGGCTATGAGCTTTTATTTCGTTTAAATGCTGCCGCTTCTTCTGCCGAGTTTTCTAGTGATTTGCAAGCTGGTACCAATATTCTGGTAAACACTTTATCTAATATGGGTGCTGAGTGGCTTGTTGGCGATAAGTTGGCATTTATCAACGTCGCCCAGGCAATGCTGCAAAGTAACTTTCTTGAGTTGTTACAGCCGCAAAAAGCTGTTCTTGAAGTATTAGAAACGGTAAATGCAACACCTGCTATTTTGCAGCGTGTAAAAGAACTTCGCTCTCAAGGCTTTTCGATTGCTTTGGATGATTTCGTTTTGTCGCCACAAACGGCGCCATTCCTAGAAGTTGCTAACTATGTAAAATTGGATGTGCAGTTATTAGGTATGGCACAGGCTATTGAGTTAGCAAAGAGTATTAGACGTTATCCGGTTCAGATTATTGCTGAAAAAGTGGAAACAAAAGAAGAGTTCCGCCAGTTGCATGAGGCCGGATTTGATGGTTTCCAAGGTTACTATTTTGCCCACCCAGAAACATTGGCTGCAAAAGTAATTAATCCTGCGTATGCAAACATCTTGTCTCTTCTTAATATGCTTAGAAATAATGCAGAGATTAAAGATATTGAAAATGCATTAAAACGTGATGTTGCGTTATCTTTTAAATTGTTGCGCTACATTAACTCCGCAGGTTTTGGATTGTCTTGTGAGATTCAGTCGTTCAAACACGCGGTGACTATTCTAGGTTATCAAAAACTATATCGTTGGTTGACCTTATTATTAGTGACAGCTGCTGCAGAAACTCCAGGGGCTTCTGCACTAATGAAGTTGGCAATTACTCGCGGACGTTTTGTTGAGTTAATTGGTCAAAATTTCTTAGAAGGTCATGATCGCGACAATCTATTTATCGTTGGTGTGTTCTCGCTGCTTGACGTAATGCTTGAAATGCCAATGGATAAAGTGCTGGATAATCTATTGTTACCAGAGCCTGTACGCGATGCATTACTAACACGTGATGGTCTATATGGCCCATTCTTGAACTTGGCGATTGCTTGTGAGAATCCTGAGTTACAAGAGGTTGAATCGCTTGCTTCACAATTGCAAATTGATCCAGAAATGCTAAATAAAGCGCAAATTAGTGCGTTGACTTGGGCTGAACAGTTAGGTGCTTAA
- the tmk gene encoding dTMP kinase yields MFLNTRLATTGHFISLEGVDGAGKTTHLKWLVDHLNALRVPLVVSREPGGTPLGESLRELVLHQEMSIETEVLLMFAARQQHLQSTIFPALQEGKWVVCDRFTDASYAYQGGGRGLSIEKISMLEHWVHADFQPDLTLLFDVPPEVSFERVRQARNPDRFEELDITFFERVREAYLLRAARDPLRFHLIDANRPISVIQTDLQTIISNYLEGKRHG; encoded by the coding sequence ATGTTTCTAAATACCCGCCTTGCTACGACCGGACATTTCATTTCATTAGAAGGAGTGGATGGTGCTGGTAAAACCACGCATCTTAAATGGTTAGTTGATCATTTAAATGCGTTGCGCGTACCTCTCGTTGTTTCGCGTGAACCTGGTGGCACGCCACTTGGAGAAAGCTTACGCGAATTAGTTTTACACCAAGAGATGAGTATTGAAACAGAGGTATTGTTAATGTTTGCTGCTAGGCAACAACATTTGCAATCAACGATCTTTCCCGCGTTACAAGAAGGGAAATGGGTTGTCTGTGATCGATTTACGGATGCGTCTTACGCTTATCAAGGTGGCGGTCGTGGGCTTTCTATCGAAAAGATTAGTATGTTAGAACATTGGGTTCATGCTGATTTTCAACCAGATTTAACGTTGTTATTTGATGTTCCACCTGAAGTTAGTTTTGAGCGTGTTAGACAGGCGAGAAATCCCGATCGCTTTGAAGAACTAGATATTACTTTTTTTGAGCGGGTGAGAGAGGCGTACTTACTTCGTGCAGCGCGAGATCCTTTAAGATTTCATTTGATTGATGCTAATCGCCCCATTTCAGTTATTCAAACAGATCTTCAAACCATAATCAGTAACTACCTAGAAGGTAAACGACATGGATGA
- the holB gene encoding DNA polymerase III subunit delta', with product MDETDGVAVVKPRIFEWHKTVWDSLIHRQDRLPHAILFHGPTGSGKKEFAEAFAMHLLCEAPSSNGEACGVCNGCNWFLQGHHPDFRKILPPAEMATDEDADVSKRSGLWISIEAIRELESFVQLTSHRSGRKVVFLPMADRLNVAAANALLKTLEEPPNNVVFVLVCEQLSRLLPTIRSRCQKVALPPPDREDALAWLSVEKTLDASVLDLAGGMPLQAIKYRQMPEYDHLNGVLDWLVNPLMQGKDPVRMAAEWSKINLSILHDWLSKWLYDLIMGCSGNIPRYFSSRHQDIFDLTAKLSLSGLITLSSSVAEDKRILNHPLNTKLVLENWLLGYYALIAKSQRSVS from the coding sequence ATGGATGAAACTGATGGTGTTGCTGTTGTAAAACCTCGAATATTTGAATGGCACAAAACGGTTTGGGATAGCTTAATTCATCGCCAAGATCGTTTGCCGCATGCGATTTTATTTCATGGCCCTACCGGTTCGGGGAAAAAGGAATTTGCTGAAGCCTTTGCTATGCATTTGTTGTGTGAGGCACCTTCATCAAATGGCGAGGCATGTGGTGTATGTAATGGATGCAACTGGTTCTTACAAGGGCATCATCCTGATTTTAGGAAAATATTGCCTCCTGCTGAAATGGCAACTGACGAGGATGCTGATGTAAGTAAACGTTCTGGATTATGGATCTCTATTGAAGCGATTCGTGAATTAGAGAGCTTTGTTCAACTCACATCTCATCGTAGTGGCAGAAAAGTGGTTTTTCTTCCAATGGCAGATCGTTTGAACGTGGCCGCCGCAAATGCTTTGTTAAAGACCTTAGAGGAGCCACCTAATAATGTCGTATTTGTGTTGGTGTGCGAACAGTTAAGCAGATTACTGCCTACTATTCGTAGCCGTTGCCAAAAGGTAGCTTTACCCCCTCCTGATCGTGAAGATGCTCTGGCTTGGCTATCTGTAGAAAAAACACTTGATGCATCGGTACTAGATTTGGCTGGTGGAATGCCTTTACAAGCAATCAAATACCGTCAAATGCCCGAGTATGATCATTTAAATGGCGTGTTAGATTGGTTGGTCAATCCGTTAATGCAAGGTAAAGACCCTGTAAGAATGGCGGCGGAATGGTCGAAAATAAACTTATCAATTCTGCATGATTGGTTGTCTAAATGGTTGTATGACCTTATCATGGGATGTTCTGGTAATATACCTAGATATTTCTCAAGCAGACATCAAGATATTTTTGATCTTACTGCAAAATTATCATTGTCAGGATTGATTACTCTGTCATCCTCCGTTGCTGAAGATAAGAGAATTCTTAATCATCCGTTGAATACTAAGTTAGTGTTAGAAAATTGGTTGCTTGGTTATTATGCGTTAATCGCAAAGTCGCAACGAAGTGTTTCTTAA
- a CDS encoding PilZ domain-containing protein, translating to MNEQVKSAAARPGVMSLTIKEKASLYAAYMPFIQGGGLFVPTGKPYNLGDEVFLLLALLDEPTKYTVTGKVVWITPPGAQGSRSQGIGVQFSSNEFGVAAKNKIEGILGGHLQSNRSTHTM from the coding sequence ATGAATGAGCAAGTAAAATCTGCCGCCGCACGCCCTGGCGTGATGTCGTTGACGATCAAAGAAAAAGCGAGCCTATACGCGGCATATATGCCATTTATCCAAGGTGGTGGTTTGTTTGTGCCAACTGGCAAACCTTATAATTTGGGGGACGAGGTATTTTTGTTATTGGCCTTGTTAGATGAACCAACAAAATATACTGTTACCGGTAAAGTGGTTTGGATTACGCCGCCTGGCGCACAGGGTAGCCGTTCTCAAGGTATTGGTGTTCAGTTTAGTAGCAATGAATTTGGTGTTGCTGCTAAAAATAAAATTGAAGGTATTTTGGGTGGGCACTTACAGTCCAACCGTTCGACTCACACAATGTAA
- a CDS encoding TatD family hydrolase — MFIDSHCHLNFPDLISELPKHLAAMDANHVKMALVVAVDRAGLSSVLSLPKQDARFVASVGMHPDHENEAEYSVEELCSLAADEAVVAIGETGLDYYRLTGDLAWQRARFATHIQAARQIKKPLIIHTRASAEDTINMMRSEGANAIGGVMHCFTESVEVARQALDLGFYISLSGIVTFKNAVEVKEVAKFVPLDRLLIETDSPYLAPVPFRGKLNHPALVVHVAEEIATLKSISLTQVATETTNNFLRLFNVPNERKVVLQ; from the coding sequence ATGTTTATCGATTCGCACTGTCATTTAAATTTTCCTGATCTTATTTCTGAGTTGCCAAAACATTTGGCGGCAATGGATGCCAACCACGTAAAAATGGCATTAGTTGTTGCTGTGGATCGTGCTGGTTTATCTTCTGTCCTATCTTTGCCTAAGCAAGATGCCCGTTTTGTGGCATCTGTTGGTATGCATCCAGATCATGAAAATGAAGCGGAGTATTCTGTAGAAGAGTTATGTTCGTTAGCAGCAGACGAAGCGGTGGTTGCTATTGGTGAAACGGGGTTGGATTATTACCGCTTAACGGGTGATTTGGCCTGGCAAAGAGCGCGCTTTGCAACGCATATTCAAGCGGCAAGGCAAATCAAAAAACCGCTGATTATTCACACCAGAGCCTCTGCTGAAGACACTATCAACATGATGCGTTCTGAAGGGGCGAATGCAATTGGCGGTGTGATGCACTGCTTTACCGAATCTGTAGAGGTTGCGAGACAAGCGTTGGATCTTGGTTTTTATATTTCCTTATCTGGAATCGTAACATTTAAGAATGCAGTAGAAGTAAAAGAAGTTGCTAAGTTTGTTCCATTAGATCGATTGCTTATTGAAACGGACTCTCCTTATTTGGCGCCAGTACCATTCAGAGGGAAACTAAACCATCCGGCTTTAGTTGTTCATGTGGCAGAAGAAATTGCTACCCTAAAATCGATTTCTTTAACTCAGGTTGCCACTGAAACGACGAATAACTTCTTGAGGTTATTTAATGTGCCTAATGAACGCAAAGTTGTGTTGCAATGA
- a CDS encoding MBL fold metallo-hydrolase, giving the protein MKVTVLGAGSSAGTPVIGCECSVCQTRLPKNVRTRASCHILDEATSIVIDTGPDFRSQALRENLKHLDAVLYTHPHADHLNGIDDLRAFCFRQKAAIPLYGNAFTIENIQTRFDYTLFPPTEHWERPVLTANSVDVPFDVNQTIVVPIPLLHGKWPILGYRIKNVAWLTDVSTIPETSFELLSGLDVLFLDCLRFKPHYTHLSLDEAVSLSQKIGAKQTYLIHMTHEIDAVAHANLLPEAVAFAFDGMQVTV; this is encoded by the coding sequence ATGAAAGTGACCGTTTTGGGGGCGGGATCTTCTGCGGGTACCCCTGTAATTGGTTGCGAATGTTCCGTTTGCCAAACGCGGTTACCTAAAAATGTTCGCACACGCGCAAGTTGTCATATCCTTGATGAAGCGACGAGTATTGTTATTGATACAGGCCCAGATTTTCGATCCCAAGCATTACGAGAAAACTTGAAGCATTTAGATGCGGTGTTGTACACCCATCCTCATGCGGATCACCTAAACGGAATTGATGACCTGAGAGCGTTTTGTTTTCGGCAAAAAGCAGCGATTCCTTTGTATGGGAATGCTTTTACCATTGAAAATATTCAGACAAGGTTTGATTACACACTTTTCCCGCCAACAGAGCATTGGGAAAGACCTGTTTTGACAGCAAATTCAGTTGATGTCCCTTTTGATGTGAATCAGACGATAGTTGTGCCTATTCCTTTATTGCATGGAAAGTGGCCGATTTTGGGGTACCGAATCAAAAATGTTGCATGGTTAACGGATGTATCTACGATCCCAGAGACTTCATTTGAGCTTTTATCTGGTTTGGATGTGCTGTTCTTGGATTGTCTTCGATTTAAGCCACACTATACACATCTAAGCTTAGATGAGGCGGTTTCTCTTTCCCAAAAAATAGGGGCCAAACAAACGTATCTTATTCATATGACTCATGAAATTGATGCCGTTGCGCATGCCAATTTACTACCTGAAGCTGTCGCTTTTGCATTTGATGGCATGCAAGTAACTGTATAA
- a CDS encoding 2Fe-2S iron-sulfur cluster-binding protein: MAKITFFGGKMSTPEVLTVDMTSTPQSLTEIVREQGLPLYWRCGHGTCGACAVHLHFQNRQASFSVILSNKEKNVMLRHQLISKEAHAEEQIVQTNEIWRLACHVYPDQLDDLLVTW, translated from the coding sequence ATGGCTAAAATCACGTTCTTTGGCGGAAAAATGAGCACCCCAGAAGTGCTTACGGTCGATATGACATCCACTCCTCAATCTTTAACTGAAATAGTCAGGGAACAAGGACTTCCACTTTACTGGCGGTGTGGTCATGGGACCTGTGGTGCTTGCGCTGTTCATCTGCACTTTCAAAATCGGCAAGCCTCTTTTTCAGTCATCTTAAGTAACAAAGAAAAAAATGTCATGCTAAGACATCAGCTTATTTCCAAAGAAGCTCATGCAGAAGAACAGATTGTTCAAACTAATGAAATCTGGCGATTGGCTTGCCATGTTTACCCAGATCAATTAGATGACTTATTAGTCACATGGTAA